From Halorientalis litorea:
AGTCCGTGTCACCGGCACTGTTCGACGGCGGGCCGGACCACCGACACGGGGACGACCACTCTCACGGGCACACGGGGCACGACCACGCCGACGGCAACCACGCTCACTCGCACGGGCCGCGCTCGTTGGGGGAGGGCGGCAGATGACCGACGAAAGTACGTTGGCGGCCTTCCGACTGGCTGACTCTTTCCTCCCGGTGGGGACCTACACCGTCTCCTACGGTCTCGAACAGTTCGTACAGGACGAGCGCGTGACCGACGCCGCCGACCTCCGGGCGTTGCTCGCCACGTACCTCCGGCGGCAGGTCGGACCGGCCGAGTTGGTCGCGCTTCGGGCGGCACACACCGCCGCCACGGCGGGCGACGTGGCCGCCGTCTGCGAGGCGGACCGACGGCTGACCGCCACGACGCTCTCCGCGGAGTTCCGCGAGAGTGCCCAGAAGTCGGGTGCGCGCCTGCTCTCGCTCCAGCGTGACCTCCGGGCGGACGACACGCTCGACGCGTACGCCGCCCGCGTCGACGCGGGCGACGCCCCGGGCAACTACGCCGTCGTGTTGGGACTCGCGACTGCAGTCGCCGGTGTCGAGGAGCGGGTCGCCTGCCTGCTGTGCTGTCACGGGTTCGTCACCGGACTGCTCGGTGCCGCCCAGCGACTCCTCTCGCTGGGGCACACCGACGCCCAGCGACTCCTCGACGAACTGCGTCCGGTCAGCGTCGAAGCCGTCGACGCCAGTGCCGACCGCTCGCTCGACGAGATGACGCCGTTCGCGCCGCTGGTCGACGTGCTCTCGGCCGACCACGAGCGCGCTGACCGGCGGTTGTTCGTGAGCTGAGGCCGTGGCACGGTGTCTCACCGACCGCCCACGACGCCGGTGGACTCACCTTTCCGCAGCCCGTGATGTCCGTCGATGGCCTACGACGGTTTGGTACTCGACCACGACGGTGTCTTGGTGGGGATGGCCGCGTCCGAGACGGTCACCGAAGCGGTAGCGGCGGCGTTCGCGGCCGCCGGCGTCACCGACCCACGACCGGCCGATATCGACAAGCTGACCGTCGGCGTCGACCCCGAGGACGTGCGGGCGGTCGCCGGACGGCATGGCCTCGACCCTGCGACGCTGTGGGAGTACCGCGAGGCGGCGGTCCACGAGGCACTGCAGGACGCGACGGTTACAGGTGCGAAGGGCCCCTACGACGATATCGGTGTGTTGCGGGACCTCGACTGTCCGCTCGGAATCGCGAGCAACAATCAAGCGCGGACGGTTTCGTACATCCTCGACCATCACGACATATCAGACCTGTTTGCGGCGGTTCACGCCCGCGAGTCGACGTTCGACAGCCTCCACCGGAAGAAACCTCACCCGGCACTGCTGACAGCGGCGGTCGAGCGTCTGGACGCGACGACGCCGCTGTACGTCGGCGACAGCGAGACCGACATCCAAGCCGCACGGCGGGCCGGTGTCGACGTAGCCTTTCTTCGGCGGTCGCACAACGCCGACCGGACTCTCACAGTGACCCCGACGTACGACCTCGCGGGTCTCGACGAGGTGGCCGCGCTCCTCGGCTGAACGTTGGGTGGCCGCGACGTTCATACGGCTCTGGCCCGTACGACCGGGAAATAGACAGTTATGTCCGACACCGACCATCCCGTCGAGGGACTCGCCACACCGGACCCGGACTTCGGCCCGGACGACGTCATCGCGCTCCAACTCGACGCGCTCTCGACCAACGACGACCCGTTCGACGACGCCGGGATTCTGACCGCGTACAACTTCGCGTCACCGGCCAACCGTCGGAACACCGGACCGCGCGACCGGTTCGTCGCGATGGTCACCTCACCGCGGTACGCTCCACTCGTCGACCACGTCGAGGCGGTCAGCGGGCCGGTCGACCGAACGGCGAACTACGCGGAACAGCGGGTGACCGTTACCGGTCCCGACGGCCGGACGCGGACCTACACGTTCGGGGTGTCGGTGCAGTCGACCGGTCCGTTCCGCGGGTGCTGGCTCACCGACCGCGTGGTCGTCTCCTGAGCGGCACCGTCACGGACCGGCCGGGGCAGTCCTGTCCTGTTCGGACTGCCTGCCGCCGTCAAGCCTCCTGTAACCGTCCGCCGTCGACGGCGACGTTTTGGCCGGAGATGTAGGCGGCGGCGTCGCTACAGAAGAACAGAATCGGTGCGGCGACGTCGTCGAACGACGCCGGTCGGCCCCGCGGGAACTCTGCGGGGTCGGTGACGGTGTTCTCCACGGCGAACGGTGAGACGGCGTTGACCGTGATACCGTCGTTCTGGGTGTCGTGGGCGAGCGTGCGGGTGAACATGAGGACTGCCTTCTTCGCCGCGAAGTACGGGAAGTTCATCGGGACCGACCGGTCGTCACGCGCGTCGGCGACGCCGAAGTTGACGACCCGACCCCACCCCTGCTCACGCATCGCCGGCAGTGCCCGTCGCGAACAGAGGAACGTCCCGTAGAGACTCCCAGCGACGGTCGATTGCCAGTCCGCCAGCGAGAGGTCGTCCCACTCACCCTGCGGGAGTGGGCCGACGGCGTTGACCAGCACGTCGACGGCCCCGAGGTCGGCCTCGCAGGTGGCAAAGAGGTCGTCGACGGCGTCGGGGTCGGTGACGTCGCCTTGGACGGTCGTAGCCGCCACCCCGTGGTCGCGTGCCGCCGCGGCCGTCTCCACGGCGTCGTCCGCGCTCGTCCGGTAGTGAACTGCTACGTCGGCCCCCGCAGCCGCGAGCCTGAGCAGTACCTCGCGGCCGACGCGCTTCGCGGAACCAGTCACGAGAGCTGTCCGTCCCGACAGGTCTGGGTACAGGTCCTGCATCGCTCGGGTTAGGTAGTACAGGCTGAAAAAACACGTGTGGCGGACGTGCAACCCCGTCAGATTCGAGTGCCCGGCGTCCCTGCTATGACCGTGACGCTCGACGCCCTCACCACCGATGCGGTGCTGACCGCGCTCGCTCACCGGGACCGGACCGCGGTGCCGACAGCCACGCTCGCGGCCGACCTCGACGCGCCCGGCCCGTACCTGACGACCCACCTCCAGCAACTCGCGCTCCAAGGACTGGTCGGGTTCAACACGCACCGTGGGGTCCGCCGGTGGCGACTGACCGCGGCCGGCCGCGAGGCGACCCGCGACCAGCGGCCCCGTGGGGACGAGACGACGCCGTGGGACGCTTGACCCGTCGGTTCCGCGAGCGGCTTTTGCCGGTCGACGGCCAAACGTGAGCGTGCGCGACTCGCCGGAGTTCGAGCGTGACCGTGACCCGCCGGAGTGGCAAGTGTGGGCGTTCGCGCTCGCGTGGTTCACGCTCGCGTTGGGGGCTGCCGTCTATGCCCCCGGCCCGCTGTGGAAAATCGCCAGCACCGTCGCCTTCCTCTCGCTCGGCGTGATAACGATTACTGGCACCCGTGAGGACTGAGCGGCGACAGTCCGTGTCGAGGGGGCCACACCTCCCTGCCGTGCTGTCGCGGAGGTGGCCGCCGAACGGTCACTCGACGGTCAGCGTCGCGTCGGGCATCTCCCCTTTCACGCCGCCGAAGGCGGTTTCGTACCCCTCGTGGCGGGCCGTCTGTGGCTGGACCGTGACCGACAGCGTGAGTTCGTCCCCCGACTGCACCTCGTCGACGACAGTCCCGTAGTGATAGTGCAGGTCCGGGTCCAGCGTCCGCGTCAACTCGCCGTCGAACACAGTCTCGCCGTCGCGGGTCAGCGTCCCCGCCAACCCCATCGCGGGGACGACGCTCTCGGTGTACCGCGTCCGCGCCGAGACGGCGAGGTACTCGCCGTCGGCGTCGATACCGGCCGGGGATTCGTCGAGGACCGTCACGACGAACCGGGCGTCGTCGCTCATCGTGGACCCGACGACGCGGCCCGGTAACTCGCTCTCTGCCGGTGCGGTCGACTGTGGAACCATCTCCATCTGCATCGGGTCGACCGCACCCCGTTCGGTCGCCCGCTCGTCCAGCAACTCGAAGGAAATCTCTTCTTTGGCCTGCTGGCTGTACTCGAAGGGGACCTCGACGGTCGCGGGGTCGCCGAAGCGGTCGGCGAACGACCCGGTTCGCCGGGTGGACATCGCGCCGACGCTCAACTCGACGGTGTAGGTGCCGTCGCCGTCCAACCCGAAGTTCGCGCCGTAGTGAAACCCCATCGGCTGTGAGAGCATGGGATAGATGACTTCCTCGGTGACCAGCTCGCCCTCCCGGTAGACGGCCGCGCTCAGGCCCGTGTCCGGGAGGACGGTACCCGTCTCGGGGTCCCACACGCTCGTCATGAGATGCACGTCGTCGCCGTCGTCGATTTCCGTGAGCGACGTGTCCCCTCCGTTGACGTTCCAGAACCGGTGGGGGTAGCTGTACATGAGGCCGAACGCGTAGTCACCGGTCGTCTCCATCCCCGACATCTCCATCCCCTCGATGTGGCCGGGCACGTACACGCCGTCCGGCCGGTCCTCCGGCACCGGCGGGATGCCGATTGCCCGCGACTCGGTCTCGAACAGGCCGGAACACCCGGCCAGCGTTAGCGACCCCGCGGCGACGGTGCCGGTCTGGAGGAACGTACGGCGGTCCATATCTTCGATTCGGGTCCGGGGAAAAAGCCGGTTGCGGTCTGGTGCGGACGCCCCCACACCGAGAGAAAACGCTTTTTCAGTCGGCGGGGGGTACCCGGAACTGATGAACACGCGCACGCTCCTCAGTCTCGGGGTGGTCGCCCTCGCAGTCCTCGCGGGGTGCAACGCCGCGCCGATGGACAGCGAGCCAGTGTACGGCCCATCGACGACGATGCCCGACGTTCTCGACGGGCACCAGCAGACCATCGAATCGAGCGACTCGTTCCGGTACAACGCCTCGACGAGTATCTCGGCACGGGACGGGTCGGACCAGCAACCCTCACAGAACGTCACCGCCCGAGTGAACACGGCCACGGGGGCCCTCTACGTCCGTCAGCGTCTCGGTGACCGTGCCGTCGTCGAGGGGTACTCTGACGGGAACGGCACCGCCGTCCGTCGCGTCTCCGCGCAGGGGCAGTCCCGCGTCGAAACGGTCGCCGCGGACGACGTGAACGTCACCGGCTACGTCCGCCCGAACCTCGACGGCCAGTTCGACGGGCTCAACTACACACACCGCGGGACCGTCGAGCGAGACGGGCAACTGCTCCACAACTACACGGTCACGAGCGACGGCCTCGGGTTGGCCCAGCCACGGACCGTCGGGCCGTTCTCCTCCTCGGACGTGACCCACGTCGAGAGCCGTCTGCTGGTCACCGACGACGGCGTCGTCCGCTCGCTCACGACCCGGCTGACCGGACAGGTAAACGAGAACACCACGTACGTCTACACCCTCGACATCGGATACGACGGCGTCGGCTCGACGACGGTCACCGAACCGGCGTGGGCCAGTCAGGCAGCGGACGACGCGGACGGGTAGGGCGTCTCACCGTCGTCTCCCGCTCGACAGTGAGCAGAAAGGGCGTACGCAAGGGGAGATCGAGGGCTACGGCCCCCTCGTGAGTATCACATCGGCTGGCGACAGCATCACTCGAGTCCGAGGACCGCCGGCCCGGGCACATCGCGGTTCGCGAGTCGCTCGGGGCCGTAAACCACAACCAGTGTGATTACGAGGCCCACGAGCACCACCGCAGCCGTCCCCTCGGCGAGGAGATTCAGCCACGGGTCGGGGACGCCGCCGGGGACGAGTGCGTCCTTGTCGGCAGGATGGTACAGCCCCATACTGTTGATGCCGG
This genomic window contains:
- a CDS encoding urease accessory protein UreF; this encodes MTDESTLAAFRLADSFLPVGTYTVSYGLEQFVQDERVTDAADLRALLATYLRRQVGPAELVALRAAHTAATAGDVAAVCEADRRLTATTLSAEFRESAQKSGARLLSLQRDLRADDTLDAYAARVDAGDAPGNYAVVLGLATAVAGVEERVACLLCCHGFVTGLLGAAQRLLSLGHTDAQRLLDELRPVSVEAVDASADRSLDEMTPFAPLVDVLSADHERADRRLFVS
- a CDS encoding HAD family hydrolase — its product is MAYDGLVLDHDGVLVGMAASETVTEAVAAAFAAAGVTDPRPADIDKLTVGVDPEDVRAVAGRHGLDPATLWEYREAAVHEALQDATVTGAKGPYDDIGVLRDLDCPLGIASNNQARTVSYILDHHDISDLFAAVHARESTFDSLHRKKPHPALLTAAVERLDATTPLYVGDSETDIQAARRAGVDVAFLRRSHNADRTLTVTPTYDLAGLDEVAALLG
- a CDS encoding DUF4864 domain-containing protein gives rise to the protein MSDTDHPVEGLATPDPDFGPDDVIALQLDALSTNDDPFDDAGILTAYNFASPANRRNTGPRDRFVAMVTSPRYAPLVDHVEAVSGPVDRTANYAEQRVTVTGPDGRTRTYTFGVSVQSTGPFRGCWLTDRVVVS
- a CDS encoding SDR family NAD(P)-dependent oxidoreductase gives rise to the protein MQDLYPDLSGRTALVTGSAKRVGREVLLRLAAAGADVAVHYRTSADDAVETAAAARDHGVAATTVQGDVTDPDAVDDLFATCEADLGAVDVLVNAVGPLPQGEWDDLSLADWQSTVAGSLYGTFLCSRRALPAMREQGWGRVVNFGVADARDDRSVPMNFPYFAAKKAVLMFTRTLAHDTQNDGITVNAVSPFAVENTVTDPAEFPRGRPASFDDVAAPILFFCSDAAAYISGQNVAVDGGRLQEA
- a CDS encoding iron transporter, with the protein product MDRRTFLQTGTVAAGSLTLAGCSGLFETESRAIGIPPVPEDRPDGVYVPGHIEGMEMSGMETTGDYAFGLMYSYPHRFWNVNGGDTSLTEIDDGDDVHLMTSVWDPETGTVLPDTGLSAAVYREGELVTEEVIYPMLSQPMGFHYGANFGLDGDGTYTVELSVGAMSTRRTGSFADRFGDPATVEVPFEYSQQAKEEISFELLDERATERGAVDPMQMEMVPQSTAPAESELPGRVVGSTMSDDARFVVTVLDESPAGIDADGEYLAVSARTRYTESVVPAMGLAGTLTRDGETVFDGELTRTLDPDLHYHYGTVVDEVQSGDELTLSVTVQPQTARHEGYETAFGGVKGEMPDATLTVE
- a CDS encoding DUF7537 family lipoprotein, which codes for MNTRTLLSLGVVALAVLAGCNAAPMDSEPVYGPSTTMPDVLDGHQQTIESSDSFRYNASTSISARDGSDQQPSQNVTARVNTATGALYVRQRLGDRAVVEGYSDGNGTAVRRVSAQGQSRVETVAADDVNVTGYVRPNLDGQFDGLNYTHRGTVERDGQLLHNYTVTSDGLGLAQPRTVGPFSSSDVTHVESRLLVTDDGVVRSLTTRLTGQVNENTTYVYTLDIGYDGVGSTTVTEPAWASQAADDADG